The DNA segment TTCCAACATAGTATTGAATCTCAGGAAAAACTATTCTTTCATGTCTGATTCTGAGATTTCTAATTGTGTTGTGAAAATGATAAATGCAGCAAATCTGGCTTTCACTATTCCTAATTTTTACCTAAGCTCATTGCTCCAGGCTTTGATTACCTAAAATAAGCTTGGATAAAATTGAACCAACTTCAAGAATGCAGCACTTCTTAATCTTTAGCTCTTTCTTGGGAGAAGCTAGACTTTATTCATTATATTGCTATGACAACTTCACTCTTTCATAATATATAGGATAAATTGTTTACATGTTTGGACCCTCAGATTCTGTTAACCAAAATTGCAGAATGGGGGGCCAggcgtgtgtggtggctcacacctgtgatcccagcactttgggaggctgaggtaggaggatcacgtgaggtcgggagttcaagaccagcctggccatcatggtgaaaccctgtctctactgaaaatacaaaaattagccgggcgtggtggcacacgcctgtagtcccagctactcaggaggctgaggcaggagaatcacttgaactcaggaggcggaggttgcagtgagccaagatcataccactgcactgcagcctgggtgacacagtaagactgtctccaaaaaaaaaaaaaaattttttttttttttttttttttcagaatgtgtcaacaaaaaatactttcttaatggcatttgtgttttaagaaaaatcaGTCACATAGTGTCAGTGTTAAGAAAAGGTCGTAGGTTTACAGGTTGCCCCCAGTGGCCATACTTTGAATTGTGATTCTCACGGGTTTaaagatgtgatttttaaaaaatcagtgttttaCCATCTAGTTATTTGATCTTGTCCACTTTTTTGTGTTCAACAAAAGTGTAAAactggaaagcaaagaaaaaaagactattttcaGTAAacatgtagttttgttttgtctttattgATAGAATGTAATGGGCCTTTGGGATCTTAAGTACTACTTATGTTACCTTTGTTATTCAGATGCTGAACTTAAGCAGTGAAATAATAGAAACTAAAGGATGTTATTAAGGGGTTTAACTATTTTAAGTCAACATTTAGCTTATTCATCATATTGGTTTCCTGAAGATGTCAGAATTTTTCAGTGTAAGACAAATATCAAAGGTAATAGATCCAGTTTAAAAGGTGAATCCACTGTATGTATTATATTGATACCATCATTTTCAGGATCTACATTAAGAGGATTGTGATACATAATTAGTAATCTCAGGGTTTTTTCCCCCATATCTAAAATGTAGACAATACTTGTTTCTCTTTTAGTTCATCAGTTTCTCTTAGCAAAATAAATTAGGTTGGGCATTTAATGTTCTATTTACCATGGCTtagctttgtttctgttttacagTCATTTCCAGTAAGACTCTAAAAGGGGCAGAAAAATACTGATGTATTGACTACGTGCTAGCAAGATTAACCGAAGGTTTATATTCAATTCCTTTAAATGTTACTTTCCTTTTAAGATAGCTTATCATGGTTCATGCATTTGATACTACACTTGATCTTGGCCAAAAGGCCAAGGAGTGATGGTTCATGCATTTGAATATTAAAGGACAATTTGACATTTCGCTAGCATAATGTGGATGAATACTTCAGAAATTTTTGAGCATTGTCACTCACCAGGTACGTAAACATACTATATGGTAAGTACTGCCtagaaatgcaaaggaatttTAGAATTCAGAGCTGATATTCATTGACCAAGTCTTTTATGCCTTTTGTATGTATTCATGTGCTTCTAATGAACCTGTCAGGTTGGTGTAAGGTAACAAGCTTAGACTGTTACGATAATGTCAACATGCCAAGATCACCCAGTgaactttttaaagtatttaatctTCGGCTTCAggcagactttttaaaaaactagtttATACTATTTAAACATTTAAGTCCTGGAACTCTTCTCCAAGATAAATGTGGCTGACTGCTGAGTGTCTTCTGTGCTATATCTTGGCATTTTGAAACTTCATGTTTCGGCTGGACACGgtagctgacgcctgtaatcccagcactttgggatgccgaggcgagtggatcaccagaggtcaggagttcaagaccagtctgaccaatatggtgaaaccctgtctctactaaaaaaacaaaaattagccaggtgtggcacacacctgtaatcccagctacttgggaggctgaggcaggaaaatcacttgaaccctggaggctgaggttgcagtgagctgagatagggccactgcactccagcctgagtgacagagcgagactccatcttgaaaagtaaaaaataaaaacttcatgtTTCCTCTTGTAGTTTATGATTCTTGACTTAAAAACCAAGTAGCTGCTACAATTAACCCTGCTCATGTTTATACTCTTTTGGAGAGACATCAGAGCATAGCAGTTAAGATCATGGTCTCTGAAGCCACACTGCCTGTGTTTGAATTCTGCCTGTGCCTCATAGCTATGTGAACTAACCTCTGTGCCTTTGTCTCCTCATTTGTACATGGGGATTAGAAACGTATCTACCTCAAAGGGTGGTTGTGAAAATTAAAGGAGTTCATATAGTCTGTAAAAAACTTAAGAGCATGATCAGAGTAAGCACCAAATATAATTTCTGGTAATCACTATCAGTCAGTTTCTTGATCACATCTGTTGTAGTTGTCTTAGCCCAATTCATTCAGCCAGCATTTATAATGCCAGACTCACATATAAAACAAACGTAACAGTATGTAATATTAATGTGATTATAAAATACCAGGAATATATTCAGAGGAATGTTTACAGGCATTTTTTGAACAACCACTTTGGATCATAAGGTACACTGTTAAAAGTAAGTGTTAGTTAACAGTGAATATATACCAATGTGTATAGTTATGTGTATACTAACTCTGAGTCTTGTTACCCTAGTTAGTCTGGTGGATCCAATACTTTTTGGTCTGATTGCCATGCAGCATCATGATAATGCATATCGAGTGTTAGTTTAACTGATCTGCAAATTGTTTTAAGTGGTGTCTCTGCTTTTGCTTCCATAATCTATGAAATGTCAGAATAACAAAGTGTTCCTGAATATCTGTTAAAACTTGTTAAAAATCCTCATACAAAAGCCTAACACATTGATGGACTTCAAGAATGTTGAATGACTCACAGAATAACACAtatactttagttttttttttttatttttcttgagatggggtcttgctttgttgcccaggctgggcacaatcagctcactgcagtttcaacctcctgggctcaatccatcctGCCACctaagccttccaagtagctaggactacaggtgcacaccaccatgcttggctaacattttgtagagacagtgtctccctgtgtgttgcccaggctggactcaaaacCCTGAGCTCAAGggagcctcccaaagtactgggattgcaggcaggagttactgtgcctggccaccattTAATTCTTgagcattttcttttatattctaaTTGTCCGCTTCTAATTTTGCCACCATATTCACATCAAGGTTAAGTGATTTAACATCTTTGGGGATAAATAAGGTGCTGATTTTGTCTATAGCCATCGGTTTATCATACTAGATCCAAGTTTGTCAATTTAAATCAGGTGTGTTTATGAGCAAAGATATGATCATgctgaatgttccatgtgtacttCAGGAGATACATTCTGCTAGTTTGGGGTggtgtgttctataaatgtcaatttaatCCAGTCGGCTTATGATTTTCAGTTCTATATTCTTACTGATTAATGTATATATACTAGTTCTGTTACTAAGGAGGGATGTTAAATTAATCCCTAGCTGTAATTGTGCATTAGTTTGTCTCTTTTCAGCTGTTCTAGCTTCATAAATTTTTGGAGCTGTTAGGTGCATATACGTTTAGGATTATTTTGTCTTCTTGGTGAACTAGACCTTTTATCATTAGGAAACTGTCCATATAACCActccatttttaattgtttacatggtcttttttccatccttttaaccTATCAGTCACTTGAATTGACTTTCTTTATAGACAGCAGTCACTGGGTTATGTTGGTTTTTTCCATGTCTCTTGTCATTGATGTgcttagaccatttacatttaatgtaatcatTGATACGTTTGGGTTTAgttctaccatttttttttcttttttcttttttttcttttttttgagacagagttttgctcttgttgcccaggctggagtgcaatgacacaatctcagctcactgcaaccaccacctcccaggttcaagtgattctcctgcctttgcctcctgagtagctgggattacaggcatgagccaccgtgcctggcctttttcttttttaaacagggtcttgctctgtcacccagactagaggtgcagtggcacagtcatggctcactgcagcctcaatctcctgggctccagtgatcctctcacctcagcctccagagtagcctaccactatgcctggcttttttttttttttttttgtaagtagagacacatctcactgtgttggccaggctggtgtcgaactcctgggctcaagccattgcccacctcaaagtgctgggattacaagtgtgagccaccacacccaaccaggttatttgaacatttttaagtACTATATTTTCTCTATTGTAATATTGACTGTCATCTCTGTGCAggttttttagtggttgctctaggttGAAGCACTTTGAATTCTTAGGTATCTAAGagtgagcattttctttttttgactgcTATACTCTCACCGGTTGCCAGCTTCTCATATAAATATTGTAAATGCTCTCGTTTAGGTAACTCAGCTTCTGGAGTTGAGGGAACTTCAAAATCAGAAGAGCTCTGGGAATCTGCATTTGTGCTAAGATTTAGCAAACGTTTTTCCTCGGGTATATGTGTCCCACTGCTTAGAGTAGTTGGTTCTCCAGTACTAGGAACTATTGTCACATCTTGATCTCTGCTTTTCAAATCAGAGTAAGTATCCTTTGGGCAAATTACATTTTGTTCCATGAGAGAGGCAGGAATATTCTCTTTGATTGTTGGTCTGTAGTCAACTTTGTCCAAAGAAGTAATATCCCCACTGTTTCTCTCTTGGGAAGATAACAAAACAGTATCAGATTGGCTGTCCCAGCCTTGACTTCCTTGTTCTGTTATGTGTGTTGACTGGGAAGAATTCTGGGAGGAGATGTGGGTTGATTCTCCATCAGAGTCACTGAAAAGCTTTGGTGACTGAGATCCCCCTGCCTCTGTGGAGGAAGGGAAGTTTTCCAAACTCTCATCTGTGAtttcatcatttcttttaaagaataCTTCCCACTGGGGTACATCCCCATCAGCCTTTTGCAGGTGAAGTACAGAGCCCAGATCTCCTTGCAGTGAAGCTGGGATTCCTACTTCTTCTTCACTTTCACTGTTGGATTCTTCACAATCTACAAAGTTCGTGAAACGAGAGCTCTGCATACACTCTGCTCTGCAGCATCCTGGGGTTTGTCTCAGTTTTTCAGGCTGCTTTTCTGATACTGCAGTCATTGAAAATACCTCAGGGTGAAAAGTTTCCTGGTACGGAACTTTGTGCCTTAAAGGTATTGGCAGAGGATCATCAAAGAGATAGTCATCTTCCTCCTCTGTGGGACAAACAAAACAGGTTTATAGGAAACAAGGCAAAGGGAGCCAATTTGTAGTATTTATCTATACTTTTAATTCTTGGAATTGCAAGGAATAGGGAGGCCACTCTTCTTCAAAGGGAAAAGATATTCTTGGGATATGCTGAGCAATTTAACTACAATCCTTcaactttttataataaatgcCAGAGTATCAGTGGAGAATATAGAGCAGTCACTCTGCTCTATATATAAGCCTGGCTGATCATTACAATCATATGCaaaacttcaaaaaaagaaaaaaaaaaaaaaacaggtttctGTATCTcattccagacctactgaatcccTGAAGAAGATAGGaccaaataatttgatttttaagttcTACAGCTGATTTCTGTTCATCAGCCAGGTTTGCAAAGCCTGTGTGCTCTGcaaatagtagatgctcagtggGTTGGCTGACTTAGGaaaattaaattgctttttattaAGGTTTTTCTTCTGTGAGCATCTTATTGACATGTTTTATGCACAAGGTTGCAACAGGTTAAATCAACTTTAAAGCAAAATACTGAATAATCAACATGTGTCAAGAACTTAAAATTCAAAACGTTAATAAGCATGCTGTGTCAACAAAtgttcttaaaatgaaaaaagccttacttggaaaaacaaatattttcccgTCTTGTAACAGTATCTAACCTAGGAAGAAAGTTAAATGCACCCGAGACTACTGTGTATGGCAACTTCTTGTTCTACTGCTGAATCTGGTGTTATAATAATCCACTTAAATGATGTGGCTAAACACTGCATTTTTAAGACACTAATATAAAGGACCATAGAGACCATTATCCAGCTCCCATGTTCCCAGTGTGAAGCTAGGCCCAGAGAAAAGGGTGTGCCAATACACACGACCCAACCTCATTCTTAAAGGTTCAGTGTTATGACTTGTAACTGATCTTAGGGCTTAAGGTCACTAAGATATCTAACGACTGTATTTGGAATCATCCTAGACTGCAGAATGTAGATTTTAAGCCAAAGATTATATGTATGTTTTAGGTCCCTCACTACTGTGCCAAAGttgttttttgagttttataCAGTCACAGTTCAGCCTCTACCTCTCaggctcaggagatccacccccatggccagctaaatttttttagaaagtgtttccccttgttgcccaggttggttttgaactcctgcactcaggcaatccaccccctcggcctcccaaattgctggaattagaggcatgagccactttgcctagcccaaaattacctttttatgaaatatttttgtatgatCTCTAAGTTGAACAGTTCTGCATTCCAAATCAGTGACTATGCCTGATCCCAAAAGACATTTATCAAAAAGGAGTGTGGATTGGGTAGATGCATAAAAGGCACAAAAGATTAAAGGAAGAAAGGACTTTTGCTTCCAGGTAAGATGGAGTAACAGGGACTAGATTTATCCTCCCACTTGAAATAACCAAAAATCAGAAACTACCTCTCAAGAAAATGGACATCCAGCAATTAAGGACAATGACgtgagaaataagacacagatgAGTCCTATGATTGCCTGACTCCCTGCTTCATAACTGATTCCAGTCAGGGAGAGAACATCTGGATAGAGCCCATGGACATCCCTGATGTGAGGTGGAAATGGAAcattgaagaaataaatgtaCCTGGAGTTTACAGAGCAGAAGACCAGAGAGGAGAGTGCTGCACAGAAACTCTGAAAAGCTGCAGAGGCGTCCCCACCACGTGTTCAGTGCGCTAAGCAGCATGTGCTTGTAAGGAAACTACCTGCAGCCAGGCAACGAATCActcaaacaaaaggaaagaaagtgccCAGAACTCACCGTGCCAGGAACAGTGCCTTGTCCTGGTCCCAACAGCCAGAGTGGAAAACCTCATGATCCATGGGCATTTGTAAAAGAACCAAGAAGAGCCTTGCCTCAGTAGTGGGGAAAATTAACCATATACTAAATGCTACTCTGGTCCTGCATAACAAAggtaaaagacatgaaaagatcAAACTATAAACATGCTAACCACATgccagaacaaagctcaagaatgTTTTTAGAAATCCCAAAATTATGCAGGACCTAAAAAGGTAAAATTCAGAAAGTATGGCATTCAAAAACGAATTATCAGAAAttcaagaagcaggaaaatacagTCAAAACTGACTGTAAAATTATGTAACATGGGAGTCAATTTTCATGATCTTGGATCAAACaatagtttcttagatatgacaccaaagcatatgcaataaaagaaaaaaatagacaaatttaacTTAAAACCTTTACGCTTCAAGACACCATCAAGAAGGTGAAAAGACAagtctgagaaaatatttcctaatcATGTCAGATAAAGGACTGATACCAGACtttaactcttacaactcaatacaAAGGTCAATAATCCAGTTGAAATGGGGGCAAAAGATCAGAATAGACATTTCACCGAAGAAGTtacataaatggccaataagcacatgaaagaaagctcaacatgagtcattagagaaatgcaaatcaaaactgcagggTACCACCAtacactaggatggctatactAAAAAAGACGGAAGTGTTAGCTAATATGTGAGGGAACTGGAATCTTTACATATTGCCGGAGAGAATGTAAAATGTATTCAGTGTGGGAACGTTTGGCAGTTCCTTGAAGTGCCAAACAGATTGACCATATGTTATGAACTGAATGCTTCCTgtcaaaattcatatgtggaagccctAAAGCCAGTGTGGCTGTTATCTAGAGATGGACctctaaggaaataattaaaccATCATAAGGCTGGAGACTTGATCTGCctaagtgctagaattacaggcttgagccactgtgcccggcctaatttttattttattttttttttaagcagagacaagttttcaccatgttggccaggttggtcttgaactcctgatctcaggtgatccatccgcctcggcctcctgaagtgctgggattataggcgtgagccactatgcctggcctcctGTTTAAGCTACCTAGTATGTGTTATTTTCTTAGGGCAGCCCAAGCAAACTATATGACTCCAAAATTCTACCCCCCACAAGAAATAAAACCCAACAGAAAGATACGtaaagacttgtacacaaattTTCATagcattattatttaaaaaggagaagcaacccagatgtccatcaactggtgagTGGATAAAATGTTGTATGCCTGTACAATTGAATATTGGTTGGCAATAAAAAGGTATGAAATACTGATATATGCCACAGTATAGATGTACCTTGAAAACATAATGCAAAATAAAAGCCAGGCACAAAATAGCACATggtgtataatttcttttttttctttttgagacagagtctcgctctgtcgcccacactggagtgcagtggtgtgatctcactgcaagctctgcctcctgggttcacgccattctgcctcagctgccctaatagctgggactacaggtgcctgccaccacacctggctaattttttgtgtttttagtagagacagggtttcaccgtgttagccaggatggtctcgatctctctgacctcatgatccacctgccttggcctcccaaagtgctgggattacaggcgtgagccactgtgcctggccaatagctgggactacaggcgcccgccaccacacctggctaattttttgtgtttttagtagagacggggtttcactgtgttagccaggatggtctcgatctctctgacctcatgatccacctgccttggcctcccaaagtgctgggattacaggcgcgagccactgtgcctggccatatgaGTTCTCTTATATGAAGTGTCCAGAAAacacaaatctatagagacaaacCATAGATTAGTTGTGGCCTAAGGCTGGGAATAGTAATGGGGAGTGACTGGAAATAGACATAAAGTTTCTTTTTTGGGTAacaaaaatgttccaaaattagaTAGTGGGGATGATTGTACAATTCTGTTATACTAACAATCGTGGAATTGTTCACCTATAATGGATGAATTTATGGtatatcaattatacttcaataaagcttaaaaaataattttgtattgtggagtttataaagtttataacAGAGAATGTATGACAATAACAGCACAGACTGGGAGAAGAGGAATGGAAATATACTGCTGGAACATTCCTATACCATACTTGGAGTAATATATCATTTATCTTTTCACTCTGATATGTTAAAGATGTATACGGTCAGTCCTCTGTATCCACAGGTTCCACATCTGTAGATTTGACTGACCACAGATGAAACATAtttggaaaaaagcaaaaattaaaatacaaaaaacacaaaaattgatacagtataacaactagtTACCAagcatttacactgtattaggtataagtaatccagagatgattttaagtatatgggaggatatgtgtaggttatatgcaaatgtaACACCATTTAATatgacttgagcatctgcagattttggtactcttgggggggtcctggaaccaatcccccaaggATACTAAGGGATGACTGCATTATAAGCCACTAAAATAAGAAATCAGTGAGTTACACAGCCAATAACCCAACAAGAGATTAAACAGAATCAGTCAGTAATTACTTGACCTGAAAGAAggccaaaaaagaataaagaacaaatggAACAAATAGCAAGAGGATAAACTTAAACCTGACCATATCAATGGGTACCATTAAACTAAGTGGACTAAGCACTGCAATTAAAGGCCAGAAAATACCAGGTTGGCCACAAAAACATCCAACAACATACTGcttacaagaaacccactttaaatataaagactagTTAAAAATACAGAGATGGAAAAGGATACATCAAGCCAATATtaatgagaagaaattcaagtggCTCTAGTAAAGTAGATTGTAGAACTAAGAAT comes from the Pan troglodytes isolate AG18354 chromosome 8, NHGRI_mPanTro3-v2.0_pri, whole genome shotgun sequence genome and includes:
- the DCLRE1C gene encoding protein artemis isoform X2 yields the protein MKHQERFLFQGNNGTVLYTGDFRLAQGEAARMELLHSGGRVKDIQSVYLDTTFCDPRFYQIPSREECLRGVLELVRSWITRSPYHVVWLNCKAAYGYEYLFTNLSEELGVQVHVNKLDMFRNMPEILHHLTTDRNTQIHACRHPKAEEYFQWSKLPCGITSRNRIPLHIISIKPSTMWFGERSRKTNVIVRTGESSYRACFSFHSSYSEIKDFLSYLCPVNAYPNVIPVGTTMDKVVEILKPLCRSSQSTEPKYKPLGKLKRARTVHRDSEEEDDYLFDDPLPIPLRHKVPYQETFHPEVFSMTAVSEKQPEKLRQTPGCCRAECMQSSRFTNFVDCEESNSESEEEVGIPASLQGDLGSVLHLQKADGDVPQWEVFFKRNDEITDESLENFPSSTEAGGSQSPKLFSDSDGESTHISSQNSSQSTHITEQGSQGWDSQSDTVLLSSQERNSGDITSLDKVDYRPTIKENIPASLMEQNVICPKDTYSDLKSRDQDVTIVPSTGEPTTLSSGTHIPEEKRLLNLSTNADSQSSSDFEVPSTPEAELPKREHLQYLYEKLATGESIAVKKRKCSLLDT
- the DCLRE1C gene encoding protein artemis isoform X3; amino-acid sequence: MFLFQGNNGTVLYTGDFRLAQGEAARMELLHSGGRVKDIQSVYLDTTFCDPRFYQIPSREECLRGVLELVRSWITRSPYHVVWLNCKAAYGYEYLFTNLSEELGVQVHVNKLDMFRNMPEILHHLTTDRNTQIHACRHPKAEEYFQWSKLPCGITSRNRIPLHIISIKPSTMWFGERSRKTNVIVRTGESSYRACFSFHSSYSEIKDFLSYLCPVNAYPNVIPVGTTMDKVVEILKPLCRSSQSTEPKYKPLGKLKRARTVHRDSEEEDDYLFDDPLPIPLRHKVPYQETFHPEVFSMTAVSEKQPEKLRQTPGCCRAECMQSSRFTNFVDCEESNSESEEEVGIPASLQGDLGSVLHLQKADGDVPQWEVFFKRNDEITDESLENFPSSTEAGGSQSPKLFSDSDGESTHISSQNSSQSTHITEQGSQGWDSQSDTVLLSSQERNSGDITSLDKVDYRPTIKENIPASLMEQNVICPKDTYSDLKSRDQDVTIVPSTGEPTTLSSGTHIPEEKRLLNLSTNADSQSSSDFEVPSTPEAELPKREHLQYLYEKLATGESIAVKKRKCSLLDT